One part of the Vitis riparia cultivar Riparia Gloire de Montpellier isolate 1030 chromosome 6, EGFV_Vit.rip_1.0, whole genome shotgun sequence genome encodes these proteins:
- the LOC117916275 gene encoding uncharacterized protein LOC117916275, whose amino-acid sequence MSPASRSKSKDKRVGKEPPKASSKSSGPANAGSSIPASAYDPVLGTFHGLEPTPVTSAPPLQSNGRFRSIDETDDNCGSSLGTGGEYDAASNNGSWSGESEDHKEKASNPPVRQEAIPGADNDKREKIRQKNERKHQRQKERRAQELHERCSGYLMSRKLEALAQQLVAMGFTSERATMALILNEGRVEESVSWLFEGGEEADKHKSENLDGGNNLKIDIAEELAQITGLEMRYKCSKQEVERAIVASEGDLAKAEETLRAQRQDPPSTPPNSEETDDPPTITNGKLPVAVSQNPLRQSTKSNSSSTIQQRRDEKDFNYTKSPATIGTSSEPGSKNVQPLKGTQPKLEWARQQQIVMQEDKRLLTAGSNSSHSYTMASPLQVSQSPAKTETRFAAVGNEFKNLQPGPVREPVIVMQRPQSINLKHVSSTSMNSSPPGTAAGWYHSNFEIAKSNGLSPNIPSTRNLNLNDLSANQLYHQHHYQTHQQLMSGSSPAESPGTHRGNGSRSRMSTSPSLAAASSLGLFSGLGSTVSSGSSSPVDWSTGGQMQLLDYTSIDWTLDRNLSNGRPSGGLWQGMASLVNNNAYMHDSNASVVVGNPTMRIIPPNGNGIPIPGLQGGGSANAEASAGSSREWTSPFEERDLFSLPRRFVFSPTL is encoded by the coding sequence ATGTCTCCAGCATCCAGATCTAAGTCCAAAGACAAAAGGGTGGGCAAGGAACCACCGAAAGCTTCTTCAAAGTCTTCAGGACCCGCCAATGCTGGCAGTAGTATCCCAGCCAGTGCATATGATCCAGTTTTAGGAACATTCCATGGCCTTGAACCAACACCAGTGACATCTGCCCCACCTCTTCAAAGTAATGGCCGTTTTCGTAGCATAGATGAAACTGATGACAATTGTGGGAGCTCACTTGGAACGGGAGGTGAATATGATGCTGCTTCCAATAATGGTAGCTGGTCTGGTGAGTCTGAAGATCATAAAGAAAAAGCATCTAATCCACCTGTCCGACAGGAGGCAATACCAGGAGCTGACAatgacaaaagagaaaaaatccGTCAGAAGAATGAGAGGAAGCATCAGCGTCAGAAGGAGAGGAGAGCCCAGGAACTGCATGAGCGATGCAGTGGCTATCTGATGTCGAGAAAACTAGAAGCACTTGCCCAACAGCTTGTGGCGATGGGGTTTACTTCTGAACGTGCTACAATGGCTCTCATATTAAATGAAGGCAGAGTAGAAGAATCAGTTTCGTGGCTGTTTGAAGGGGGTGAAGAAGCAGATAAACACAAGAGTGAAAACCTTGATGGTgggaataatttgaaaattgacaTAGCAGAAGAGCTTGCTCAGATTACAGGCCTAGAGATGAGGTACAAGTGCTCAAAGCAGGAAGTTGAAAGGGCTATAGTTGCCTCTGAGGGTGATCTTGCGAAGGCAGAAGAAACCTTAAGAGCACAGAGGCAAGACCCACCTTCCACCCCACCAAACTCAGAAGAAACTGATGATCCACCAACCATTACTAATGGTAAGCTTCCAGTAGCTGTTAGCCAGAACCCTTTGAGGCAATCAACAAAGTCCAATTCATCTTCTACAATACAACAAAGGAGAGATGAAAAAGACTTCAACTATACAAAATCACCTGCTACTATAGGGACATCTTCCGAACCTGGAAGTAAAAATGTGCAACCTTTGAAGGGAACGCAACCTAAGTTGGAGTGGGCAAGACAACAACAAATAGTAATGCAGGAAGACAAAAGGTTGCTGACTGCTGGGTCAAATTCTTCCCACTCATACACAATGGCTTCACCACTTCAGGTGTCACAGTCACCAGCCAAGACGGAGACCCGTTTTGCTGCTGTTGGGAATGAATTTAAGAACCTACAGCCAGGACCAGTTAGGGAACCAGTTATTGTCATGCAGCGGCCCCAATCTATCAATTTAAAGCATGTCTCTTCTACAAGCATGAACTCATCCCCTCCAGGAACAGCAGCTGGTTGGTATCATAGTAATTTTGAAATTGCCAAGTCCAATGGGTTGTCACCTAACATCCCTAGCACCAGAAACCTCAACCTGAATGATCTTAGTGCAAATCAGTTGTACCACCAAcatcattatcaaacacatcAACAACTCATGTCCGGTTCAAGCCCAGCAGAGTCCCCAGGAACTCACCGGGGAAATGGTTCACGGAGCAGAATGAGTACATCTCCAAGCCTTGCTGCTGCCTCCTCCCTTGGACTTTTCTCTGGATTGGGTTCAACTGTCTCGTCAGGGTCCTCCTCTCCTGTAGACTGGAGCACTGGTGGCCAAATGCAACTGTTAGACTACACGAGCATAGATTGGACGTTGGATCGGAATTTGTCTAATGGGAGACCCAGTGGGGGATTGTGGCAAGGGATGGCTTCTCTGGTGAACAACAATGCTTACATGCATGATTCAAATGCATCAGTAGTTGTTGGTAATCCTACCATGAGAATCATTCCTCCCAATGGGAATGGAATCCCAATTCCAGGCCTGCAGGGCGGTGGATCTGCTAATGCCGAAGCATCCGCTGGTAGCTCTCGAGAGTGGACTTCTCCTTTCGAAGAGAGAGACCTTTTTAGCTTGCCCAGAAGGTTTGTTTTTTCGCCTACTCTGTAG
- the LOC117916761 gene encoding tyrosine-specific transport protein, with protein MALSTPPILITPRSHHPFSFPTAHHPSKQAPFSSSSSSISRPLQPLRLLSPPTTTFHFKCFSKAQRQSDEQVEFERLFSNLNQATLKREPGSLTSAIFLVAGTTVGAGILAIPAVTQESGFLASAVTCFLCWVYMVVTGLLIAEVNVNTMCKLGSGGVSLVSMAMRTLGPVGVQIACWSYLFIHYALLVAYVARSSDILTNFLGIPIWESATLFSLVFGGICYFGSQRFIGAINGVLVSGIIISFAALVAATSGDLQWDALLKANFEAVPLSIPIIALSFVYQNVVPVLCTNLEGNLSKVRTSIVLGTAIPLVLFLVWNAVILGSITNIGTGADKIIDPIEQLRSSNGVIEPIVEVFSLFAIATSYIGFVLGLADFLADLLKLPAGQSSPLPYLLTLVPPLVLSLLDPEIFFKALDFAGTYGVLVLFGILPAAMSWSDRSSSSEQSLRLPYLVPGGKLTLSLIIGGAGCVILSELLENFGHP; from the exons ATGGCTCTTTCGACTCCTCCAATTCTAATCACTCCCAGAAGCCACCACCCATTCTCCTTTCCAACAGCTCATCACCCATCAAAACAAGCACCCTtctcctcctcttcctcctccaTCTCTAGGCCACTTCAACCCCTCCGCCTCCTCTCTCCTCCTACAACAACCTTCCACTTCAAGTGCTTCTCCAAAGCCCAAAGGCAGTCAGACGAACAAGTTGAGTTTGAGAGGCTCTTCTCTAACCTCAATCAAGCCACCCTCAAGAGGGAACCTG GAAGCCTCACTAGTGCCATTTTTCTTGTTGCTGGCACCACG GTTGGTGCGGGGATTCTTGCTATTCCTGCAGTGACACAAGAATCCGGTTTTCTTGCCTCTGCAGTTACATGCTTTCTTTGTTGGGTATATATG GTTGTTACTGGGCTGCTCATTGCTGAAGTAAATGTGAACACTATGTGCAAACTGGGTTCTGGCGGTGTATCATTG GTGTCAATGGCTATGAGAACTCTTGGGCCAGTTGGAGTTCAAATTGCTTG CTGGTCATACCTTTTTATACATTATGCCCTTCTTGTTGCCTATGTGGCTCGTTCCTCagatattttgacaaatttcCTTGGCATTCCAAT ATGGGAAAGTGCCACCTTGTTCTCACTGGTTTTTGGAGGCATATGCTACTTTGGAAG CCAGAGGTTTATTGGTGCCATTAATGGCGTTTTGGTATCTGGGATCATCATTTCTTTTGCCGCTCTTGTG GCAGCCACAAGTGGAGACCTGCAGTGGGATGCTCTTCTGAAAGCCAACTTTGAAGCCGTTCCTCTAAGCATACCCATAATAGCACTTTCATTTGTGTACCAG AATGTAGTACCTGTTCTTTGTACGAATCTTGAAGGAAACCTCTCAAAAGTAAG GACATCAATTGTTCTAGGCACAGCTATCCCCCTTGTTCTGTTTCTTGTTTGGAATGCTGTTATCCTAGGAAGCATTACAAATATTGGAACAGGTGCAGATAAGATTATCGATCCAATAGAACAATTGCGATCTAGCAATGGGGTTATTGAA CCAATAGTTGAGGTCTTCTCGCTATTTGCAATTGCAACTTCCTATATTGGATTTGTTTTGGGCCTCGCTGACTTCCTTGCTGACT TACTGAAACTCCCAGCTGGTCAGAGCAGTCCTTTGCCATACCTGTTAACTTTGGTTCCACCATTGGTATTGTCATTGCTCGATCCAGAGATATTTTTCAAAGCCTTGGATTTTGCTGGAACTTATGGAG TTCTGGTGCTGTTTGGAATTCTTCCAGCTGCAATGTCATGGTCAGATAGATCCTCATCTTCAGAGCAGTCTCTAAGACTTCCATATCTGGTTCCAGGGGGAAAACTCACCCTTTCTCTTATAATTGGGGGTGCAGGATGTGTTATTCTTTCTGAGCTGCTTGAAAACTTTGGCCACCCCTAA